One genomic segment of Luteimonas galliterrae includes these proteins:
- a CDS encoding M13 family metallopeptidase, with amino-acid sequence MHAYRWLLLAAAVSAVVACDRTPNTAQTAATPAAEAPAAAAPTSGIDLAGIDKSVKPGDDFDEYANGAWRKATEIPADRASLSTGFYVFEKAEKRNADLIQGLEKANPAAGTDERKIADYYAAFMDEAGIEQRGLAPLQPKLDSVEAIADAAGLSRYLGASLRADTDSLNATNYYTENLFGLFVAQGLEDPSKNVGYLMQGGLGMPEREYYLGTDKEMAANRAAYQAYIAAILKLAGDADAEKKAKTIFDLEMKIAKAHASLVDSQDIHKANNPWPTADFAKKAPGIDWAAFFDAAKLTGQPTVFAWQPDAIKKLSALVAGEPLQTWKDYLRFHAINHSAGLLPKAYADLSFGFYGTQLQGTSKQRDRWKRAIGATNGALGDAIGQLYIKQYFPASSKAKVEDMVKNILATFREGVDKLEWMTAETKKTAKAKAETMLIGVGYPDSWRDYSSLEVKRDDPLGNALRAEEAEYRHQTAKLGKTPDRKEWWMTPQTVNAVQLPLQNAMNFPAAILEAPFFDPNADAAANYGAIGAVIGHEVSHGFDNLGSEFDADGRLRNWWTKEDSEHFKAATDKLVAQYDAYEALPGLHVNGKQTLGENIADVAGLQASYVAYHKSLGGKQAPVIDGLTGDQRFFLAFAQAWRAKQREAALRAQVVGDGHAPARYRALTVRNIDAWYDAFPSKPGEKLYLEPKDRVKIW; translated from the coding sequence ATGCACGCTTACCGCTGGCTGTTGCTCGCAGCCGCCGTTTCCGCCGTCGTCGCTTGCGACCGGACCCCGAACACCGCGCAAACCGCCGCGACGCCTGCCGCCGAAGCGCCGGCCGCCGCCGCGCCGACATCGGGTATCGACCTGGCCGGCATCGACAAGTCGGTCAAGCCCGGCGACGACTTCGATGAATACGCCAACGGCGCGTGGAGGAAGGCGACCGAAATCCCCGCCGACCGCGCCAGCTTGAGCACCGGCTTCTACGTGTTCGAAAAGGCCGAGAAGCGCAACGCCGACCTGATCCAGGGCCTGGAGAAGGCCAACCCGGCCGCCGGCACCGACGAGCGCAAGATCGCCGACTACTACGCCGCGTTCATGGACGAAGCGGGCATCGAGCAGCGCGGCCTGGCGCCGCTGCAACCGAAGCTGGACAGCGTCGAGGCCATCGCCGACGCCGCCGGCCTGTCGCGCTACCTGGGCGCCTCGCTGCGCGCCGATACCGATTCGCTCAACGCCACCAACTACTACACCGAAAACCTGTTCGGCCTGTTCGTCGCGCAGGGACTGGAAGACCCGTCGAAGAACGTGGGCTATCTGATGCAGGGCGGCCTGGGCATGCCCGAGCGCGAGTACTACCTCGGCACCGACAAGGAGATGGCCGCGAACCGCGCCGCCTACCAGGCCTACATCGCCGCGATCCTGAAACTGGCCGGCGACGCCGACGCGGAGAAGAAAGCCAAGACGATCTTCGATCTGGAAATGAAGATCGCCAAGGCGCACGCCAGCCTGGTCGACAGCCAGGACATCCACAAGGCCAACAACCCGTGGCCGACCGCCGACTTCGCCAAGAAAGCGCCCGGCATCGACTGGGCCGCATTCTTCGACGCCGCCAAGCTGACCGGCCAACCGACCGTCTTCGCCTGGCAGCCGGACGCGATCAAGAAATTGTCCGCGCTGGTCGCTGGCGAGCCGCTGCAGACCTGGAAGGACTATCTGCGCTTCCACGCGATCAACCACAGCGCCGGCCTGCTGCCCAAGGCCTACGCCGATCTCAGCTTCGGCTTCTACGGCACGCAGTTGCAGGGCACCAGCAAGCAGCGCGATCGCTGGAAGCGCGCGATCGGCGCCACCAACGGCGCGCTCGGCGACGCGATCGGCCAGCTGTACATCAAGCAGTACTTCCCGGCGTCGTCCAAGGCCAAGGTCGAGGACATGGTGAAGAACATCCTGGCCACTTTCCGCGAAGGCGTGGACAAGCTGGAATGGATGACCGCCGAAACCAAGAAGACGGCGAAGGCGAAAGCCGAAACCATGCTGATCGGCGTGGGCTATCCGGACAGCTGGCGCGATTACTCTTCGCTGGAAGTGAAGCGCGACGATCCGCTGGGCAATGCGCTGCGCGCGGAAGAGGCCGAATACCGCCACCAGACCGCCAAACTGGGCAAAACGCCGGACCGCAAGGAATGGTGGATGACCCCGCAGACGGTGAACGCGGTGCAGTTGCCGCTGCAGAACGCGATGAACTTCCCCGCCGCGATCCTCGAAGCGCCGTTCTTCGATCCCAACGCGGACGCCGCCGCCAATTACGGCGCGATCGGCGCGGTGATCGGCCACGAAGTCAGCCACGGCTTCGACAACCTCGGCTCGGAGTTCGACGCCGACGGCCGCCTGCGCAACTGGTGGACGAAAGAAGACTCGGAGCACTTCAAGGCCGCCACCGACAAGCTGGTCGCGCAGTACGACGCCTACGAGGCGCTGCCGGGCCTGCACGTCAACGGCAAGCAGACGCTGGGCGAGAACATCGCCGACGTCGCCGGCCTGCAGGCGTCGTACGTCGCTTACCACAAGTCGCTAGGCGGCAAGCAAGCGCCGGTGATCGACGGCCTGACCGGCGACCAGCGTTTCTTCCTCGCCTTCGCCCAGGCTTGGCGCGCCAAGCAGCGCGAAGCTGCGCTGCGCGCGCAGGTAGTCGGCGACGGCCACGCCCCGGCGCGCTACCGCGCGCTGACCGTGCGCAATATCGATGCCTGGTACGACGCGTTCCCGTCAAAGCCCGGCGAGAAGCTGTATCTGGAGCCGAAAGACCGGGTCAAGATCTGGTGA